Proteins encoded in a region of the Nicotiana tomentosiformis chromosome 9, ASM39032v3, whole genome shotgun sequence genome:
- the LOC104092023 gene encoding iron-sulfur cluster assembly SufBD family protein ABCI8, chloroplastic, translating to MASLVTNGISCLSPQQITEQPKLPKGCQFFQKSATPRNPNSRNLKVKAAELANTTLETPGKDSSFSTNEIDPLQKFLKRDYKWGFNENIESFALPKGLSEETVKLISLRKNEPSWMLEFRLKSYEKFIKMKEPNWSDNRYPEINFQDIVYYSEPKKKPTLNSLDEADPELIKYFDKLGVPLNERNRLANVAVDAVLDSVSIATTHRKTLEKSGVIFCSISEAIREYPDLVKKYLGRVVPPEDNFYAALNSAVFSDGSFVYIPKHTRCPMQISTYFRINAMETGQFERTVIIAEEGSFVEYLEGCTAPAYDTNQLHAAVVELYCDEGAEIKYSTVQNWYAGDEEGKGGIYNFVTKRGLCAGARSKISWTQVETGSAITWKYPSVVLEGDESVGEFYSVALTNNYQQADTGTKMIHKGKNTRSRIISKGISAGHSRNCYRGLVQVLSNAENAKNSSQCDSMLIGDTAAANTYPYIQSKNPTARIEHEATTSKIGEDQLFYFQQRGIDYEKAMAAMISGFCRDVFNELPDEFGAEVNQLMSLKLEGSVG from the exons ATGGCTTCTCTTGTTACCAATGGAATCTCCTGTTTATCTCCCCAACAAATCACTGAACAACCTAAATTACCAAAAGGGTGTCAATTTTTTCAAAAATCAGCTACCCCCAGAAACCCTAATTCAAGAAATCTGAAGGTCAAAGCTGCAGAATTGGCCAACACCACTCTTGAAACCCCAGGTAAAGACTCCTCCTTTTCAACAAATGAAATTGACCCACTTCAGAAATTCTTGAAAAGAGACTATAAATGGGGTTTTAATGAAAACATTGAATCTTTTGCACTACCAAAAGGGCTTTCTgaggaaactgtaaagttgataTCTTTGAGAAAAAATGAGCCTAGTTGGATGCTTGAGTTCAGGTTGAAATCTTATGAGAAATTTATTAAAATGAAAGAGCCTAATTGGTCTGATAATAGGTACCCAgaaattaattttcaagatattgTTTATTATTCAGAACCTAAAAAGAAACCAACTTTGAATAGTCTAGATGAAGCTGACCCTGAGCTTATTAAGTACTTTGATAAGTTGGGTGTGCCTTTAAACGAAAGGAATCGTTTGGCTAATGTCGCTGTTGATGCTGTTCTTGATAGTGTTTCTATTGCTACTACACATAGGAAGACTTTAGAGAAATCTGGTGTGATTTTTTGTTCGATATCTGAGGCGATTAGGGAGTATCCCGATTTAGTTAAGAAGTATTTGGGGAGAGTTGTGCCCCCTGAAGATAATTTTTACGCGGCTCTTAATTCCGCTGTGTTTAGTGATGGATCTTTTGTGTATATACCCAAACACACTAGGTGTCCGATGCAGATATCGACTTATTTTAGAATAAATGCTATGGAAACTGGACAGTTTGAGAGGACTGTTATAATTGCGGAGGAAGGAAGTTTTGTGGAGTATTTAGAAGGGTGTACCGCGCCTGCATATGATACTAATCAGTTACATGCTGCTGTGGTGGAGTTGTATTGTGATGAAGGTGCGGAGATTAAGTATTCCACTGTGCAGAATTGGTATGCGGGAGATGAGGAAGGTAAAGGAGGTATTTATAATTTTGTTACAAAGAGGGGACTTTGCGCTGGAGCTAGGTCGAAGATTTCGTGGACGCAAGTGGAGACAGGGTCAGCTATTACTTGGAAGTATCCGAGTGTTGTGCTAGAAGGTGATGAATCAGTTGGTGAATTCTATTCTGTGGCATTGACCAATAATTATCAGCAGGCGGATACGGGGACAAAGATGATACACAAAGGGAAGAATACGAGGAGCAGGATAATTTCAAAGGGTATTTCTGCAGGACATTCTAGGAACTGTTATCGAGGACTAGTTCAGGTGTTGTCCAATGCAGAAAATGCCAAGAACTCCTCGCAGTGTGATTCAATGCTCATTGGTGATACTGCTGCTGCTAACACTTACCCGTACATTCAG AGCAAAAACCCAACTGCCCGCATCGAACACGAAGCGACCACGTCAAAGATTGGTGAAGATCAGttgttttatttccagcagaggGGAATTGACTACGAGAAAGCGATGGCTGCGATGATTTCAGGGTTTTGTAGGGACGTTTTCAACGAACTTCCTGATGAATTTGGAGCTGAGGTGAATCAACTAATGAGCTTGAAACTTGAAGGATCTGTTGGTTAA